A stretch of the Archangium violaceum genome encodes the following:
- a CDS encoding acyl-CoA dehydrogenase family protein, giving the protein MSFFQDPPRLGNQYDDDALLRSYLERVLPRDMRTGLEDELRELGELGGGYYYEYQLRDRLNEPVLTQWDPWGHRVDHIEVSPLWKEAETLTAKRGLVAVAYEQKNGDRSRIHQFALNYLVQPSLDVYSCPLAMTDGAARTLLALGNPELIQRTLPHLTSRDPKTFWTSGQWMTERTGGSDVGLTQTVARQSPEGWRLYGTKWFTSATTAQMALTLGRPEGNGPGGKGLAIFYVETRGADGKLNGIQINRLKDKLGTRKVPTAELTLDGTLAVPVAGLTDGIRNMASMLNVTRTWNAMGAAWSMRRALALSRDYAKRRVQFGAPLSEKPLHVDTLAGLEAEFHGGFLLAFRAVELLGKMEARTATEEELLLQRLVTPLAKLTTGRQAVHVTSEAVESFGGAGYVEDTGLPRVLADAQVLSIWEGTTNVLSLDTLRAMAKGGALEALYTDAERRLGTAKDAGLRPCVTAAQDALEKARTWVMKAMENPAAVEAGARRFSLTLGRTYELALLVEHAQWCLDNGHGPRAMAAARRLMRNGVDQIADMDLDDARLLVS; this is encoded by the coding sequence ATGAGCTTCTTCCAGGATCCCCCGAGGCTTGGAAACCAGTACGACGACGATGCGCTCCTCCGGAGCTATCTCGAACGGGTGCTTCCACGGGACATGCGGACCGGGCTCGAGGACGAGCTCCGTGAGCTGGGCGAGCTGGGAGGCGGGTACTACTACGAGTATCAGCTCAGGGACCGGCTGAACGAGCCGGTGCTGACCCAGTGGGATCCGTGGGGCCACCGGGTGGACCACATCGAGGTGTCGCCTCTGTGGAAGGAGGCGGAGACGCTGACGGCGAAGCGGGGACTGGTGGCGGTGGCGTACGAGCAGAAGAACGGAGACCGCTCGCGCATCCACCAGTTCGCGCTGAACTACCTGGTGCAACCGTCGCTGGACGTCTACTCGTGCCCGCTGGCGATGACGGACGGGGCGGCGAGGACGCTGCTCGCATTGGGGAACCCGGAGCTGATCCAACGCACCCTGCCCCACCTGACGTCGAGGGACCCGAAGACGTTCTGGACGTCGGGGCAGTGGATGACGGAGCGGACGGGCGGCTCGGACGTGGGGCTGACGCAGACGGTGGCGAGGCAGTCGCCCGAGGGGTGGAGGCTGTACGGAACGAAGTGGTTCACCTCGGCGACGACGGCGCAGATGGCGCTGACGCTGGGGAGGCCGGAGGGGAACGGACCCGGGGGCAAGGGACTGGCGATCTTCTACGTGGAGACGCGAGGGGCGGACGGGAAGCTGAACGGGATCCAGATCAACCGGCTGAAGGACAAGCTGGGGACGAGGAAGGTACCGACGGCGGAGCTGACGCTGGACGGGACGCTGGCGGTGCCGGTGGCGGGGCTGACGGACGGCATCCGGAACATGGCGTCGATGCTGAACGTGACGCGGACGTGGAACGCGATGGGCGCCGCGTGGAGCATGAGGCGGGCGCTGGCGCTTTCGAGGGACTACGCGAAGCGGCGGGTGCAGTTCGGAGCGCCACTATCGGAGAAGCCTCTGCACGTGGACACACTGGCGGGTCTGGAGGCCGAGTTCCACGGAGGCTTCCTGCTGGCGTTCCGGGCGGTGGAGCTGCTGGGGAAGATGGAGGCGAGGACGGCGACGGAGGAGGAGCTGCTGCTGCAACGGCTGGTGACACCGCTGGCGAAGCTGACGACGGGGCGGCAGGCGGTGCACGTGACGTCGGAGGCGGTGGAGAGCTTCGGGGGAGCGGGCTACGTGGAGGACACGGGGCTGCCGAGGGTGCTGGCGGACGCGCAGGTGCTGTCCATCTGGGAGGGGACGACGAACGTGCTCTCGCTGGACACGCTGAGGGCGATGGCGAAGGGCGGCGCGCTGGAGGCACTGTACACGGACGCGGAGCGGCGACTGGGGACGGCGAAGGACGCGGGCCTGAGGCCGTGCGTGACGGCGGCGCAGGACGCGCTGGAGAAGGCGCGGACGTGGGTGATGAAGGCGATGGAGAACCCGGCGGCGGTGGAGGCCGGGGCGAGACGGTTCTCACTGACGCTGGGCCGCACCTACGAGCTGGCGCTGTTGGTGGAGCACGCGCAGTGGTGCCTGGACAACGGGCACGGCCCGAGGGCCATGGCGGCGGCGCGGAGGCTCATGCGCAACGGCGTGGACCAGATCGCCGACA
- a CDS encoding ATPase, whose protein sequence is MAEQRRPGANPPPFESPEFETDSGRTVTPREIPITPPANVLSAPPRPRVPPGQAPGGPARPPASPERRPIGPSPFLERRAPSPPSPEARRVISNLPTEQLPPVPGELRRSGSPVPGMDLASVPLEKRTAPPVPTLDLPSVIVDQRRTAPPVPTSELPPVSVEPRRPTSGVPVAERRMTGTMRRAAVGEGGGAAGSTGFWPPQPRTLADTGLTATMVEELVLKAIFFAGEMRGMDIANRLKLPSAIIDEVVEGLRRQKYIDIRGGGGSGVGKSTMIYQLTTFATDVLRQILDRNRYNGPAPVSLQEWIEVVKKQTVRGNRITRQRMEDKFGDLIIRDYIFDGIGPAMNSGRAIFFYGPPGNGKTAICQGMVNCFDGEIFIPHAILIDDFVVRIYDSILHKPIEDDEGTQPYDRRWVRCRRPLVVVGGELTLEMLDLVYSPEVKYYEAPFQMKATNGMLLIDDFGRQKVSPKDLLNRWIVPLESDVDMLTLHTGKKVQVPFDVFAAFSTNLEPSDLVDDAFLRRVRYKLEVQPPDEDLFHQIFEVMCRKRGVAYDADMVQYLIDTHYKPMGRRFAACQPRDLLDQVIDMAHYRGMPPQLEQDLIDSAVRSYFVRFDKESR, encoded by the coding sequence ATGGCCGAGCAGCGGAGGCCGGGGGCGAATCCCCCTCCATTCGAGTCCCCCGAATTCGAGACCGACAGCGGTCGCACCGTCACACCTCGGGAGATCCCCATCACCCCCCCGGCGAACGTGCTCTCCGCGCCTCCCCGGCCTCGAGTGCCTCCCGGGCAGGCTCCCGGGGGTCCGGCGCGGCCCCCGGCGTCCCCCGAGCGCCGTCCCATCGGTCCCAGCCCGTTCCTCGAGCGTCGCGCCCCGAGCCCTCCGAGCCCCGAGGCCCGCCGCGTCATCTCCAACCTCCCCACGGAGCAGCTGCCTCCCGTTCCCGGGGAGCTGCGTCGCTCGGGTTCGCCCGTGCCTGGCATGGACCTGGCCTCGGTGCCCCTGGAGAAGCGCACGGCCCCACCGGTGCCGACCCTGGACCTGCCGTCCGTGATCGTCGATCAGCGCCGCACGGCCCCGCCGGTGCCCACGTCGGAGCTGCCTCCCGTCTCCGTCGAGCCGCGCCGTCCCACGTCCGGAGTCCCGGTCGCCGAGCGCCGCATGACCGGCACGATGCGCCGCGCCGCCGTGGGCGAGGGTGGGGGAGCGGCCGGCTCCACGGGGTTCTGGCCCCCCCAGCCGCGCACGCTCGCGGACACGGGCCTCACCGCCACCATGGTGGAGGAGCTCGTCCTCAAGGCCATCTTCTTCGCCGGCGAGATGCGGGGCATGGACATCGCCAACCGCCTCAAGCTGCCCTCCGCCATCATCGATGAGGTCGTCGAGGGGCTGCGCCGCCAGAAGTACATCGACATCCGCGGCGGTGGTGGCTCGGGCGTGGGCAAGTCCACGATGATCTACCAGCTCACCACGTTCGCCACGGACGTGCTGCGGCAGATCCTCGATCGCAACCGCTACAACGGCCCCGCCCCCGTTTCGCTCCAGGAGTGGATCGAGGTCGTGAAGAAGCAGACCGTCCGCGGCAACCGCATCACCCGCCAGCGGATGGAGGACAAGTTCGGCGACCTCATCATCCGCGACTACATCTTCGACGGCATCGGCCCGGCCATGAACTCGGGCCGCGCCATCTTCTTCTACGGGCCCCCCGGCAACGGCAAGACGGCCATCTGCCAGGGCATGGTCAACTGCTTCGATGGGGAGATCTTCATCCCCCACGCCATCCTCATCGACGACTTCGTCGTCCGCATCTACGACAGCATCCTGCACAAGCCCATCGAGGATGATGAGGGCACGCAGCCCTATGATCGGCGCTGGGTCCGCTGCCGCCGGCCGCTCGTCGTCGTGGGCGGTGAGCTCACCCTCGAGATGCTCGACCTCGTGTACTCGCCCGAGGTCAAGTACTACGAGGCTCCCTTCCAGATGAAGGCCACCAACGGGATGCTGCTCATCGACGACTTCGGGCGGCAGAAGGTCTCCCCGAAGGATCTGCTCAACCGGTGGATCGTCCCGCTCGAGAGCGACGTGGACATGCTCACGCTCCACACCGGCAAGAAGGTCCAGGTCCCCTTCGACGTCTTCGCCGCCTTCTCCACCAACCTCGAGCCGAGCGACCTCGTCGACGACGCCTTCCTGCGCCGCGTCCGCTACAAGCTCGAGGTCCAGCCTCCCGACGAGGATCTCTTCCATCAGATCTTCGAGGTCATGTGCCGCAAGCGGGGCGTGGCCTACGACGCGGACATGGTGCAGTACCTCATCGACACCCACTACAAGCCCATGGGCCGCCGCTTCGCCGCGTGCCAGCCGCGAGATCTGCTCGATCAGGTGATCGACATGGCGCACTACCGCGGCATGCCTCCGCAGTTGGAGCAGGATCTGATCGACTCGGCGGTGCGCAGCTACTTCGTCCGGTTCGACAAGGAGTCGCGCTGA